One genomic window of Arachis stenosperma cultivar V10309 chromosome 10, arast.V10309.gnm1.PFL2, whole genome shotgun sequence includes the following:
- the LOC130955155 gene encoding cullin-4-like, whose protein sequence is MRVGEGERGIPSHPIHDLKVFKSIVTRSLTHSLLFLSRNGNGGGDGGGAVSESLKRKQKHTLSCVFIFMSQPSTKRSSPSPSPSPAETNSSMKKAKSQGLACALDSNAISSHHHDLLFDSMSHNDPTAAASPSPSPSPSPNNPRAPAANLSRKKATPPHPAKKLLIKLHKGKPTLPTNFEEVTWAKLKSAICAIFLKQPDSCDLEKLYQAVSDLCIYKMAGNLYQRIETECEAHISTALQSLVGQSPDLVVFLSLVERCWQDLCDQMLMIRGIALYLDRTYVKQTANVRSLWDMGLQLFRKHLSLSPEVEHKTVTGLLRMIESERLGEAVDRTLLNHLLKMFTALGIYAESFEKPFLECTSEFYAAEGMKYMQQSDVPDYLKHVETRLQEEHDRCLIYLDASTRKPLIATAEKQLLERHIPAILDKGFSVLMDGNRIEDLQRMYSLFLRVNALESLRQALSSYIRRTGQAIVMDEEKDKDMVSSLLEFKASLDRIWEESFYKNEVFSNTIKDSFEHLINLRQNRPAELIAKFLDEKLRAGNKGTSEEELEGTLDKVLVLFRFIQGKDVFEAFYKKDLAKRLLLGKSASIDAEKSMISKLKTECGSQFTNKLEGMFKDIELSKEINESFKQSSQARTKLPSGIEMSVHVLTTGYWPTYPPMDVRLPHELNVYQDIFKEFYLSKYSGRRLMWQNSLGHCVLKAEFPKGKKELAVSLFQTVILMLFNDAEKLSFQDIKDSTSIEDKELRRTLQSLACGKVRVLQKSPKGRDVEDDDSFSFNDGFTAPLYRIKVNAIQLKETVEENTSTTERVFQDRQYQIDAAIVRIMKTRKVLSHTLLITELFQQLKFPIKPADLKKRIESLIDREYLERDKSNPQIYNYLA, encoded by the exons ATGCGCGTGGGAGAGGGAGAGCGAGGCATCCCATCTCATCCCATCCATGATCTGAAGGTGTTCAAATCCATCGTCACTCGttcactcactcactcactaCTCTTTTTGAGTAGAAATGGTAatggtggtggtgatggtggtggAGCTGTAAGTGAATCCCTCAAACGCAAACAGAAACACACACTTTCTTGTGTTTTCATTTTCATGTCTCAGCCCTCAACGAAACGCTCGTCGCCGTCGCCGTCGCCGTCGCCAGCTGAAACAAACAGCTCTATGAAAAAAGCCAAGTCGCAAGGCCTCGCCTGTGCTCTAGACTCCAACGCCATCTCCTCTCACCACCACGACCTCCTTTTCGACTCCATGTCCCACAACGACCCCACCGCCGCCGCTTCCCCCTCtccctccccctccccctcccccaaCAACCCTCGCGCTCCCGCCGCCAACCTCTCCCGCAAGAAAGCCACGCCTCCCCACCCCGCTAAGAAGCTCCTCATCAAGCTCCACAAAG GTAAGCCAACACTGCCCACAAATTTTGAGGAGGTTACATGGGCAAAATTGAAGTCTGCTATTTGTGCTATATTCTTGAAGCAACCTGACTCTTGTGATTTGGAAAAGCTTTATCAG GCTGTCAGTGATCTTTGCATATATAAAATGGCTGGAAATCTTTATCAGCGAATTGAAACAGAATGCGAAGCACATATATCTACAGCTTTGCAGTCTTTGGTTGGTCAAAGCCCAGATTTGGTTGTTTTTCTATCTCTAGTTGAGAGATGTTGGCAGGATCTTTGTGACCAAATGTTGATGATTCGGGGTATAGCCTTGTATCTGGATAGGACATATGTGAAGCAAACAGCAAATGTACGGTCCTTATGGGACATGGGCTTACAACTTTTCCGCAAACATCTTTCATTATCTCCTGAAGTTGAACACAAAACTGTTACTGGTCTTCTAAGAATGATTGAAAGTGAAAG ATTAGGTGAAGCAGTGGATAGAACGCTTCTAAACCATCTTTTGAAGATGTTCACAGCACTGGGAATATATGCAGAAAGCTTCGAGAAGCCATTTCTTGAATGCACATCTGAATTTTATGCTGCTGAAGGTATGAAATACATGCAGCAATCAGATGTTCCAGATTATTTGAAGCATGTGGAG ACAAGATTGCAAGAGGAACACGACAGATGCCTGATCTACTTGGATGCGAGTACTAGGAAGCCGCTGATAGCCACAGCAGAAAAGCAACTTCTTGAACGTCATATACCTGCCATTCTTGATAAG GGTTTCTCTGTGCTTATGGATGGAAATCGCATTGAAGACCTTCAGAGAATGTACTCACTCTTTTTAAGGGTCAATGCCCTTGAGTCACTAAGACAAGCCCTAAGTTCATATATAAGGAGAACTGGGCAGGCCATTGTTATGGATGAGGAGAAAGATAAAGACATGGTTTCTTCACTTCTGGAGTTTAAGGCTTCTCTTGACAGAATATGGGAAGAAAGTTTTTATAAGAATGAAGTATTCTCTAACACCATTAAAGATTCATTTGAGCATCTTATCAATCTACGACAG AACCGACCAGCAGAGTTGATTGCCAAGTTCTTAGATGAGAAGCTCCGTGCAGGTAACAAGGGTACTTCTGAAGAGGAATTGGAGGGAACACTTGATAAAGTCCTGGTTTTATTTAGGTTCATTCAG GGCAAAGATGTGTTTGAAGCTTTTTATAAGAAAGATCTTGCAAAAAGACTGCTTTTGGGAAAAAGTGCGTCTATTGATGCAGAGAAGTCTATGATATCCAAG TTGAAGACTGAGTGTGGCAGTCAGTTCACAAACAAATTGGAAGGAATGTTTAAG GAcattgaattatcaaaagaaataaatgagTCCTTCAAACAGTCATCCCAAGCAAGGACAAAACTCCCATCAGGAATTGAAATGAGTGTTCATGTCCTGACAACTGG TTACTGGCCAACATATCCACCCATGGATGTTAGACTTCCTCATGAATTGAATGTTTACCAG GATATTTTCAAAGAGTTCTATCTGAGCAAATACAGTGGAAGGCGTTTGATGTGGCAAAATTCATTAGGTCACTGTGTCTTGAAGGCAGAGTTTCCTAAAGGGAAAAAGGAGTTGGCAGTCTCCCTATTTCAG ACTGTTATTTTGATGCTATTCAATGATGCCGAGAAACTGAGCTTTCAAGATATCAAGGACTCTACCAGTATCGAGGACAAAGAACTGAGAAGGACTCTGCAATCGCTTGCATGCGGAAAAGTTCGTGTCCTACAGAAG TCGCCGAAGGGTAGAGATGTGGAGGATGATGACTCATTCTCTTTTAATGATGGCTTTACAGCTCCTCTTTACCGTATAAAG GTGAATGCCATTCAGTTGAAGGAGACAGTGGAGGAAAACACAAGCACCACTGAAAGAGTTTTCCAAGACCGTCAGTATCAG